DNA from Carassius carassius chromosome 25, fCarCar2.1, whole genome shotgun sequence:
aattattgcacatcgctgtctttatattcatttattgacggattgcacaggtttgattggcaatgggcttcttcacactgcctgaacatgtccaattgtgcttttgaagactacggaccacgcgcacctgtccacgcggtcgtctgctcagagcctccgcacacactctccgatgacgatttttacgtcacgcctacctagaggtccatagcggactcgcgggcgcagaaagtataagaggctttaagatgcggtctgtaagacgcgcacgggagcatgacttgacgcgcgacactgcagaaaatgtgcgttcacaaatgtagcctatgttgatgtccaaatatggaaagcactttcgaatttaataatatgaggttctctccagagatgttttgccacatttcttcaattaaggattgctacgtagtatatggtgttatttgcctgaacttcaagTGAGTTgaggggcaaaccgaaaatctagcacttctccttcactactgatactgcgaccattattttttctgtgttcattcgctggcattttccacatttcttttttttttctcccttaaaaacaaatttgtccaatCTGATACTCAATTTTACCTTAACTAATGGccgttgatgactatttgaattgaattctgccaaagtgcgcttgtatgtgttcgttaaatgcgtaatgttatgcgagtaggtctgctcatgtctgaaaataatatatggaaaactaaatttcacataaaaacattaggatatagcttatatttcattagtagcctaattttttaaattaatgtaaaaaataaaattaattgtaaaactgaaagtttttattttttatttttttattttttttaatcagcataTGCCGTGCCGCATTTGAATTCTTGACAGGCCAcgcgggccgcgggttgagaaccactgttctaaagcatcatttataaaattaactttccccaacactaataatataatcttttaaaaatcattctaattctatAATAGAAAAGCCCACCCACAACTATAAGAGTAACAACAAAGAAGAACGATCACATTCCGAACTACTTTTTCCAGCTGAAGAAAGggctaaaaacattgacagcctaTCAGCATCCACTTAAAACTGTACTGTGTGCTTCTAACAAACAAATCCTTATATGTGGACACTAacatagttatctttatagttatattttttgTCTGAACGGGCTTTAACTACACAATTATGTAGTCTCATACCTGGTTTCCAGAGCAGACAGGAAAATCTTCCACTGGGGGGATCAGTCCTTGAGCAATCAGCTGCCCATATGATGGAGGAGCTTCTCTTCTCAGTAACTCAGCTTCCACTCTAGAGAGCTGAGTCTCAAATGACCTGGAAGAACAGCCAGTGCGTTAATTGGTAACTGATGAGAAAACAGTCCCAACAATCCATTTCTGTTCTAGCTCTAGTATGGCGAAGTGGCTTCACTAACCTGCGCTCAAACATCCTGAGTGAGTAGAGTTTGCATGTGCAGCCCAGAGCAATGACCAGCAGCAGGCCGCAGATCAGACTCCCGATTACAGCGGCAGTGATGACTCGTGTGGGTACGATTACCGGGCAGCTCTCCTCATCGCTTCCGTCCCCGCAGTCGTCTTGCGCGTCACACACCCAGCTTTCAAAAACGCAGCGGTTGTTCTTGCAGTGGAAGTTTCCAGGTTGGCAGAAAAAGCAGTTCTTCTCATCAGAGCCATTCGGGCAGCGGTTCTGGTAGTTGCACCGGTCAGAGTGTGGGTAGCAGGCACCGTTTCGAGAGCATGGGAACTCGTCTTCCTGGCAGTTGCTGCAGTTGAGCTCGTCCCTGCCATTGGGACAGTGCCAGTAGCCGTCACAGTGCTGTTGTTCAGTGTAGCAACCCCAGTTCCCTCCGCACGGGATTTCCCATGGGAGGCAGAAACCGTCTACTTGATACGTAACGTTAAACCCTCGAGCCGCATTGATTTTATCAGCATAAAAGTGTATCCGAAGTTGTCCTGAAGAGGACACCACTGCTACAGGGGCTCGAGAGTCGAACGCAGTCAACACACGCAACAGACGCCCGGGGTTTTCCTCAAATCCATCATAGACTTTAACATAATCGCCATAGCCTGTGCCGTCCAGCTTGAAGTCCATAAAGCGCAGGATGACCTTACGGTGGTCGCCGGTGTCGATCAGCCAGGTGCAGTTACTGCCAGGAGGATAGAAGTCAGGATAATTGGGCGAGCTGAAAGTACCATAGAAATTGCGCAGCCATTCACCACAGGTGGGCACGTCACAATCGATCTCGTCACCCAAGTCCTGACAGTCAATGCTGCCATCGCATTTGAGTGACTCCGGCAGACAGGTGTAAACACGGGTGTAGCGTGAGAGACAAGGGAACTGGTTGAAGGCGCAAGGCTGGAAGGAGAAGAACGCGGAGGGATTAGGCTGTGCGCACAACTCCTCGTCTGAGTTATCGCCACATTCATCCATGGTGTTACACTTCCATGACTCTGGGATACACTTTCCATTAGCGCAGTGGAATTGGTCAGGCTTGCAGCTGGCTTCCTCGGATTTCCCTACCAATTACAAACAGATATCACCCTTTAGAAAAGACAACTTTTAGCCATGTTTGGTAACATCTATGTTTTAGAGGATGTTTATAACATCCAGTAACCAAATACAATTTAAGAGTGAGAGAATTTACTAGTGTTGGATGGCAGTGTGAGATATCTTCGTAACTGCATCCTCTCTGATACAGCTGTATTTAAAGGGATCTTAATAGCAGCTCTACCTGTTACGTAAGAAAGCCTGAAGCCTTTTCCAGTCATGCTGTCATCAGAGTGGAACTTGATCCAAACGTGATCCTGAGAGGAGATGTATGGGGCAGGAATAGACGAGCCACAGGCCCGGTACCCATCCAGGTTCTTGTAGGTTCCAATGGAGATCCAGTCCAAACCACATCTGTGTGAGCTCTGAATTTCAAAGtcctgaaaactaaaaaaaatcccACTGGTTTTAGGTGCAGAAACATTGAGTATGTGCATGACAGTATGAAATACAGTAACCCTGTCATCAATAAGTTCATTCAAATTAGTCTTGCTGCATCACAAGCCTCAAAAATCAATAGACCAAGACTTATATTGAATTGCTATTAAGAAGTACCAATTAAGAAATGATGCCGGGAAAAACTCTACCATGCTAAATACCTATAAAAACAAAAGGTATACTTGTGGGACATGCGTCTTGCTGAAAAATGAACcaatggtctttttaaaacagttCCCATTCACAAATTAGTAAGTTGCTGTGTTCACCACAAAAGTCACATCCTGTGGAAAAAAATACCCATTTGGTCTATTTCTGTACCAGTAGCCATGGACACCATTCTAGGATAAAGACGCAAACAAACACTCTGGTTGAAGCAACCAGGCAGTGCAAGAATAGAGCAAATGCGGAAAAAAACCTGAAATAATCACAAAAAAGCTTTCAAAAAGAGTTTGAGGTGGCAGCagctttaaaacaacaaaaaacacacctTATTCTTTTAAACCAAGACAGAACTCAAAATACAATTCAAACGCCTTGAGAATTCAAGAGACACTGCTCTGCCTTAAACATCTCTGTTGTGATGACAAACAAACAGATCCCCAAAGTTTTGCATCTGTATCTAAAGAGGCAGCTTGTTTTAGCAAAAGCAGTTGTTTGCATTGGTACAGAACAGCAGACTCCACCAGCACTGCAGGAATTCATAGCGACCATGACCAAAATTCAACTAAGAGAATAAAAGTCTGTGGTTAAACCTGTGGGAAACTGTGAAGAACATCTTTATTATTGATCAGCTCTTGACAGCGTCAGTGGAAGGGCAAATATTGCAGTATTGTGGCGAGGTGTTACCTGATGGTGATGATCTCTCCAGGGTTGGCCCTGATGTTCCAGCTGCAGTTGATGCGAGAAGGATATTCAAAGGGCCAGCCAGGACTGGTGATCACTCCACTGGACGCCCTTATCTGCTCTGCTACATCTCCACAGGCTGGAGAAGACCACAAAAACAAAGGTTAACCCCCTGCATGCATATTTTAACACATAATGGGTGATTAAATGTAGAGTAGGGGGATTTCAGAGAGGCTGGGAACAACAAGCTAGCattgaaagcataagatcccaccctccctgcaaatcactctccaaagccactCCTCCAGAACACATGACCATGCTCCGGCACAGCAGAGGCTGACCAGCGACACCATGAGAGGTGTTCGATGGAGGATTGAATGCAGTGGTGTCAGATTACTTCATGTCTCGTTCACCACAGAGAAAATATTACAGTACAAAGCTAACCTTTCAGTTACCAGTTACTCAGGCAAGAGGTAACGTGCAGACTAATCTGGGCTAAATATCACGAGCCTTTATATGTCTTACATTCCTTTGATCTCCAGAGGCACATTCAGCTCCCTACAAGCTGTGTTTGAGGACTTCTGAAACAACGGAGGAGCTTTGGTTCACAGTCATccacatagtctattttgctctgaagattacaaaaaaaatctataaccTGGGTCTGTAAAACAAATCTGAAGTCAGGACTCACCGTTCGCCATGCCTGATACATATACGTTCTCGCTGTGCTGCGACGAATCTGCATttactgtaaaaaagaaaaacatatttccAATTATTAAGATGCATATGACTGCTGTGTGAAGAAAGCAATGTGTGTAGATGAAAACCTAAAGGGGGCAAAGAGCTGATCCTTTAAACTTAATCTGGTGTGCAGCAGGGCTTTGAAAACCAAGGGCTGAAATTTCATCCACAGTTGGACGCAAGCAGGAACAATACGTACTCACTATCAAACCGATATTAAAATGGTGCATTTGTGAGTGACAGACTGACCCAGAATGCTTCCAGCATTGTTGCGAAATTTGGTTCAAACACCCACATATATTTGTAATGCATTTATAACTGTAAGAGACCAAGCCATGAACATCAGACCTGCATAGCCCTCGGCTAATATTTGGACTTGTTCTGACTGATCGAAGCCACGTTTCATCTGCTTTGAAAGTAATACCTTTTCAATTGCTAAACCTGAAAGATAATGCAAGAAAATCACCAAACACATCTACCATCAACAAAGTGACTGGGTTAAAACCTGGCTTAGTCTTGTGTGGCAGCTGTGGCCATTGCATAGCAATTAAATCTCTGACTATGTCCCAATAGCATACTACTCTTCTAGTTCTGCAGTATACTGTAGGCATCCTATTCACAATAGACTACTTTTCTGTATGCATGACCACAGAAAACTCGACATAAGCCCTGAGGGGCATGCATTGTTCGGTCTTGCTGATCATCTGTTGGGGTTTCCCTCACTTATGGGGCTACTTACAACAGCTGACTGCATGATGGGAGCACAGTACAGGGGAAACAGCCGCATGCAAACCTGGCCACTGCCACACAACAAATGTACAACAACTGACGGATAAGGTGGATATTTCAACTTGCCTATATCAATAGGTCAGTTGTAATATGACCAGCAAcaaatttcaaatttaaattaaatttacatttatgcatttagcagacgcttttatccaaagcgacttacagtgcattcaggctatcaatttttacatatcatgtgttccctgggaatcgaacccccaacattgcgcttgataacgcagtgctctaccaattgagctacaggaacactagaaCAGATGCATTGGAATAAACGGTACTtcacaagagagaaaaaaaagatgaatttaTGATCCAGTTCTTTTGtaaacaacatgtaaatgtgtgtataaCTCTTCGGTTCTTGGTCTGTGTATTTTAAACTTTGCTATAAATGTTAGactataaatgtttataaatgtttgaCTGTGTTCCTCTAAACTACTTTTGTAAATCAATTTTGGGCTTTGGAgaggcatcaaaaaaaaaaaaaagtatattatatatatgaatcagcacattttgaaaaaaaaatccaaaaatcttttggaattgttttttttttctttcaaattgtGCTGATTCAAATGTGACCCAGCTAATGTTATCCAgtgggaaaacattttttttttttcaatttcagaaATTACTTGAGATAATGCTGGAAGCAGTTGAAACATGAACAGATCAATGTATGctattgttttccagtaaatgtgAATTTATAACTGCCATAcagttagagaaaaaaaaaacatccttatTGTTGATAAATCACCGGTTCTGCATCAGATCATATGATTTCATTATGTGTGTATGAGAGTAATTAAATCAAC
Protein-coding regions in this window:
- the LOC132104502 gene encoding low-density lipoprotein receptor-related protein 12-like, which translates into the protein MDHISSLNKIGLLWTHLLFIFMVNADSSQHSENVYVSGMANACGDVAEQIRASSGVITSPGWPFEYPSRINCSWNIRANPGEIITISFQDFEIQSSHRCGLDWISIGTYKNLDGYRACGSSIPAPYISSQDHVWIKFHSDDSMTGKGFRLSYVTGKSEEASCKPDQFHCANGKCIPESWKCNTMDECGDNSDEELCAQPNPSAFFSFQPCAFNQFPCLSRYTRVYTCLPESLKCDGSIDCQDLGDEIDCDVPTCGEWLRNFYGTFSSPNYPDFYPPGSNCTWLIDTGDHRKVILRFMDFKLDGTGYGDYVKVYDGFEENPGRLLRVLTAFDSRAPVAVVSSSGQLRIHFYADKINAARGFNVTYQVDGFCLPWEIPCGGNWGCYTEQQHCDGYWHCPNGRDELNCSNCQEDEFPCSRNGACYPHSDRCNYQNRCPNGSDEKNCFFCQPGNFHCKNNRCVFESWVCDAQDDCGDGSDEESCPVIVPTRVITAAVIGSLICGLLLVIALGCTCKLYSLRMFERRSFETQLSRVEAELLRREAPPSYGQLIAQGLIPPVEDFPVCSGNQASVLENLRLAVRSQLGFTSIRLPTTGRHSNIWRRLFNFTRSRQSGSLALVSADTEERSDGSASAREPERLGSRRGLLPLDSDDTDTESEQHPRRDVPGAVGGLMAPLPQKTPPTTAVEAIVSVSASSAPLVSRESSISESISESSGVTGSATTNTSASARSPFGSALSRVTRSLRWIRFSLGRSSDGGSSGIGQNHSPLRQLEQGSVGCTGIGIRGEDEDDVELLIPVSDASSLDSDESSRPLLEQGLEQAFGPHLTPAAVSLRGRLVSRDGPCEHCGIVHTARIPDACLEATAKTESSDDELLLLC